A genomic segment from Arcobacter acticola encodes:
- a CDS encoding methyltransferase domain-containing protein, translating to MKKIINEEMFEIIQYLENELKNNNEISIEVLNPNVKDDIYAGEKLKIENNKFIYRSYKSWSDLAEILFCKMLVIHLYENTVILKFQKLNKLDSFHNDLNDEKNEKYGENSTFFRINKNEEPVFVYTYLNALKNVKIEEKRNILNLGINKADEFEVIKKLVDEKILNEMNLVGIDYSKSAIEYSKNRFPDENFTFYNHDINRLNELDLKKADLLISIGTLQSSGLNFKLLFMDLIQNYLEDKGSIILGFPNCRWINGEMIYGAKAANYSYSEQSVLYKDVYFCKKYLQQKKYRVTLTGKNYLFLTATSIK from the coding sequence ATGAAAAAAATTATCAATGAAGAAATGTTTGAAATAATTCAATATTTAGAAAATGAGTTAAAAAATAATAATGAAATATCTATAGAAGTTCTAAATCCAAATGTAAAAGATGATATTTACGCAGGCGAAAAATTAAAAATAGAAAACAATAAGTTTATATATAGATCATATAAATCGTGGAGTGATTTGGCTGAAATCTTATTTTGTAAAATGTTAGTTATTCATTTATATGAGAATACTGTTATATTAAAATTTCAAAAATTAAATAAACTTGATTCTTTTCATAATGATTTAAATGATGAAAAAAACGAGAAATATGGAGAGAATTCAACTTTTTTTAGAATTAATAAAAATGAAGAACCCGTTTTTGTTTATACATATTTAAATGCTTTAAAAAATGTAAAAATTGAAGAAAAAAGAAATATTTTAAATCTAGGTATAAATAAAGCTGATGAATTCGAAGTTATAAAAAAATTAGTAGATGAAAAAATATTAAATGAAATGAATTTAGTAGGGATTGATTATTCTAAAAGTGCAATAGAATATTCAAAAAATAGATTTCCTGATGAAAACTTTACTTTTTACAATCATGATATAAATAGGCTTAATGAATTAGATCTAAAAAAAGCAGATTTATTGATTTCAATAGGAACATTGCAAAGTTCGGGATTAAATTTTAAATTACTATTTATGGATTTAATTCAAAATTATTTAGAAGATAAAGGCTCGATTATTTTAGGTTTTCCAAATTGCAGATGGATTAATGGTGAAATGATTTATGGTGCAAAGGCAGCTAATTATTCATACTCTGAGCAATCTGTTTTATATAAAGATGTTTATTTTTGTAAGAAATATTTACAGCAAAAAAAATATAGGGTTACTTTAACTGGGAAAAATTATCTCTTTTTAACGGCAACCTCAATAAAATAA
- the rraA gene encoding ribonuclease E activity regulator RraA has translation MNIQTADLCDNNRDKKIEVLSSKFTNYGGLKQFSGQIVTVKLDKSNWLLLEMLRDEDGKGRIVVVDNSQEFFGVVGDKLMAFALKNNWQAIILNGYVRDTDETKNINVGLAAIGTCPLRNFEETQGQRDVELSFEGLTFNTGDYIYADNDGIILTKSKLM, from the coding sequence ATGAACATTCAAACAGCAGACTTATGTGATAACAATAGAGACAAAAAAATAGAAGTTTTATCTTCAAAATTTACAAACTATGGCGGATTAAAACAATTTTCAGGACAAATTGTTACTGTTAAATTAGATAAAAGTAATTGGCTTTTATTAGAAATGTTAAGAGATGAAGATGGAAAAGGAAGAATCGTAGTAGTAGATAATTCACAAGAATTTTTTGGAGTTGTAGGAGATAAGTTAATGGCTTTTGCACTTAAAAACAATTGGCAAGCAATTATTTTAAATGGTTACGTAAGAGATACAGATGAAACAAAAAACATCAATGTAGGCTTGGCTGCAATTGGAACTTGTCCATTAAGAAATTTTGAAGAAACTCAAGGACAAAGAGATGTTGAACTAAGTTTTGAAGGACTTACTTTTAATACAGGTGATTATATTTATGCTGATAATGATGGAATTATTCTAACAAAATCAAAACTAATGTAG
- a CDS encoding disulfide oxidoreductase: protein MGSDSQNRSNSNLTYVFFAFIVSLIATLGSLFFSEIMHFIPCSLCWYQRIFMYSLVLIFLMNLLFPDDKVFKYAILLVLFGWIISIYHNLLMFGIIPENLAPCVQGVPCSTAYINWLGFITIPLLSFFAYTTILILLVKMKKELN from the coding sequence ATGGGTTCAGACTCACAAAATAGGTCAAATTCTAATTTGACCTATGTCTTTTTTGCTTTTATAGTATCTTTAATAGCCACTCTTGGAAGTCTATTTTTTTCAGAAATCATGCATTTTATTCCTTGTTCTTTATGTTGGTATCAAAGAATATTTATGTATTCATTAGTTCTTATATTTTTGATGAATCTTTTATTTCCTGATGATAAAGTATTTAAATATGCAATATTATTAGTACTTTTTGGATGGATTATATCAATTTATCATAATTTATTAATGTTTGGGATAATCCCAGAAAATCTAGCACCTTGTGTACAAGGCGTACCTTGTTCAACAGCTTATATCAATTGGTTAGGTTTTATTACTATTCCTTTGTTATCTTTTTTTGCATATACTACAATACTAATTTTATTAGTAAAAATGAAAAAGGAATTAAATTAA
- a CDS encoding DsbA family protein produces the protein MQNKKLVLGTLVVLVLLFVGFGYFYKNNEKKQEEVATLSKSSSLVRDHSIKFGDNKKNISVVEFLDPECESCALFHPIMRKVYKEYHEDIQLVVRYIPNHKNSRFAVKILEASRVQNKYEEVLSVIFEKQPLWAEHNNEKPELLWEFLSVIPELDINKLKEDSKDPQIDKIMDIDTQDANQLNVRGTPTIFVNEKRLSVLSQKDLFDLVEAEIYK, from the coding sequence ATGCAGAATAAGAAGTTAGTATTAGGAACACTAGTTGTTTTAGTGTTATTATTTGTAGGGTTTGGTTATTTTTATAAAAATAATGAAAAAAAACAAGAAGAAGTAGCAACATTGAGTAAAAGCTCTTCGTTAGTTAGAGATCACTCAATAAAATTTGGTGATAATAAAAAAAATATTTCAGTAGTTGAGTTTTTAGATCCTGAATGTGAATCATGCGCACTATTTCACCCAATTATGAGAAAAGTTTATAAAGAATATCATGAAGATATTCAATTAGTTGTTAGATATATTCCAAATCACAAAAATTCAAGATTTGCAGTAAAAATTCTTGAAGCATCAAGAGTACAAAATAAATACGAAGAAGTTTTAAGTGTAATATTTGAAAAACAGCCTTTATGGGCAGAACACAATAATGAAAAACCAGAATTATTATGGGAATTTTTAAGTGTAATTCCAGAATTAGATATTAATAAATTAAAAGAAGATTCAAAAGATCCACAAATTGATAAAATTATGGATATTGATACGCAAGATGCAAACCAATTAAATGTTAGGGGAACACCAACTATTTTTGTAAATGAAAAAAGATTAAGTGTTTTATCGCAAAAAGATTTATTTGATTTAGTAGAGGCTGAAATTTATAAATAA